The Novosphingobium sp. Gsoil 351 genome contains the following window.
GAGCGATACCGGAGCCAACTTGAACCGCTGCAATATCCGCCACCCCGGCATCGGCGACGGGTGTTTTGGTCCCACTTAGTTTGCCGTTCGCCAATGAGACGGTCTGGCCCAGAATCGGCCCCGGCCCTTCGGCACTGGCGAAGCAGCCGACCGCCTCACCGCTCGCCAGTTTTGGCAGCCATTCGGCTTTCTGCGCGTCACTCCCGCCAAGTCTGATTGCATCGGCAGTAAGGACAATCGACGAGAAGAATGGCAATGCCGCATTGACGCGCCCTAGCTCCTCCGAAATTACCCCTTGGTGAAGCTCGGACAGACCCATGCCACCATACGCTTCGGGCAGATTGATGCCTAGGAATCCCATGTCTGCCAATTCGCGCCACAGGACATGGTCCCATTCGGCGTTGGCATCGATCAGGACGCGTAGGCGGTCGTATGGTATGCGTTCGGCCAGAAGTCCGCGAGCCTGCTCGGCAAACATCCGTTGTTCGTCGGAAAGGTCGAAATTCATAGCCTCAATCCTCACTTCAACGTCTTGAGTGCGTCAAGCATTCGCACGAAGTGGAGGGCGTCCCAGACATCCTGGTCTTCTCCCCAGCCCACCCTGCCGTCGAAGTCCCAACGCATAAACTGGTTGGTGCCATAGCCCGCTTCGCTCATCTGGCTCATGGCCATGCCTTCGGCGGTCGTCTTCCGCCCAACGAGATCGGCCATCTCAACCTGCATGTGGGCGCTCCAGGCGGTTTCCGGGCTCCGGAAACAACGCATTCGGCTGATCGCCTTGTTGAGCGAACCGTATGCGCCGTCGCGCAAGAGGTAGCCCCCGTTCATCGGGCTCCAGCCTTCGGCATCGCCATTTGTGGCCGGACAAAGCCGAGGAACCCGTTTTGGCCGTCGGCGTGTCTGGCCTTCTATTGCCAGGCGCAGGTCAGGGCGAATCACGCTTGCCATTTCCCGCCCAGTTGTATAACCTAGTGCCATATCATTCACATTATGCGGCGAAGGTGTCAAGCTTGGCTTATCAGGGCGAACGTTCGGGACAATGAGGCCCTCTGCCGACCGCCTTGTCGCCGAACGATTCCCGCGCCGGATGCCCGTTCCGGTCCGTTTTGCCGACATGGACATGTTTCGGCACCTCAACAACGTCGCTGCGGGGCAATTCTATGAGGAAGGGCGCTTTGCGATTCTGGCCGAGGCTAACGCGCGCGTGCCCCGCGAAGAGCGACGATCGCTTGTCGTCGCGAGTGTCCACACCACCTTCCTGGGCACGGCTCGCTATCCCGGCAAGATCGACGTTTGCACCGGCATTGTCGAAGTTGGCATTAAATCGTTCGTGATCGGCCAGTCCCTGTTCGTCGAACAACGCTGTATCGGAACAGCCGACACAACCGTCGTCGCTACCGACCCCGATGGCGCATGCCCCCTGCCGGCAGTGCTTGTTGTGTACCTTCAAACACTGCTCATAACTCCGTGACCGCTCTGGGGGCGCCAGACTTTGATCGAAAAGGATAAACTCGAACATGAACGCCCTGCACGTCCACCCGCACGAGGAATCGGCCGAGCGCCGCTGGTCAAGGTTCAAGCCGATCCGCTCGGGCGAAGACTACATCTCCTCACTTCGCAACCGGGGCACCGACCTCTATTTGTTTGGTGAAAAGGTCGCCGAGCCGGTCGACCATCCAATCATTCGTCCCTCGATCAACGCGCTGGCTATGACTTATGACCTGGCGCTGGAGGACCCCGATCTCGCCACGGCGCATTCCGAACTCATCGATGCGCCGGTCAACCGCTTCCTCCATATCGTCGGAAGCCCGAACGACCTAGTGATGAAGAACAGGATGCAACGCCGGATGGGTCAGCTTACCGGCACTTGCTTTCAACGCTGTGCTGGCCTCGACACGGTCAGCGTGCTTCACTCCCTTACCTGGGACATCGACGCAGCACACGGCACCTCCTATCACCAGCGCTACCTCGAATTCATGCGCCACGCGCAAGCGAATAACATCGTCATCGGTGCGGGTATGACGGACCCCAAGGGCGACCGTTCGAAGCGTCCCTCCGAGCAGGCCGATCCTGACATGTTCATGCACGTCACCCGCCGCACCGAGCACGGGATTTATGTCCGCGGGGCCAAGGCGCACATGACCGGCGGATGGAATTCGCACTGGATCGCCGTGATGCCGACGATGAATCTCGGTCCGGGGGACAAAGACTATGCGGTTGTCGGACTCGTCCCGGTGGATGCAGCGGGGCTAACTTTTATATACGGTCGCCAGTCATGTGACACGCGCGCAATGGAGAGCGGCAAGATCGACCAGGGTAACGCGCGATTCGGCGGGCAGGAGGCGCTGGTCGTATTCGATGACGTGTTTATCCCCCACGAGCATGTGCTCATGGACGGCGAGTACACCTTCGCACAGCTCATGGTGTCGCGCTTTACCAGTTATCATCGGGCTTCGTATGTTTGCAAAACCGGGCTGGGCGATGTGATGGTCGGTGCCGCAGCGGCTATCGCGGAATACAACGGCGTGGACCAGGCCAGCCACGTCAAAGACAAGTTAGTAGAAATGACGCATCTTAATGAGACCATCTATTCGTCGGCGATCGCTTCGAGCCATGAGGCCAAGCAGCTCGCGTCGGGTATTTTCATGAACGACGAAATGCTCGCTAATGTTTGCAAGCACAACGTTACTCGCTTCCCATACGAGATCAGCCGACTTGCCCAGGATCTGGCCGGCGGGCTCATGGTGACCCTTCCCTCCGAGCAGGAATTCGAAAGCGAGGTCACCGGGCCCATCTTGCGCAAATATTTGCAAGGCCGCGCCAATGTGCCGATCGAGCACCGACAGAGAATGTTGCGCTTGATCGAGAACATGACGCTGGGCCGCAATGCCGTGGGCTACCTCACCGAATCCCTCCACGGTGCGGGCAGTCCGCAGGCCCAGCGCATCCAGATCCAGCGGCAAATGGACGTCGAGAAAAAGAAGAAATATGCCCAGAACCTCGCTGGCATTGGCGAGGAATCTGGAAACTAGCGGCATGGACATCCCGATTGTCGCCCTCTGCGGGATGGCCTCTGACTCGGCCAGTTGGCACGGGATGCCTGTCGATAGGATCGAAGTTCCGCGTGGGCCAACGATCGCCGCGATGGCCGAGCGCATTATCACAAAGTTGCCGCCGCGCTTTGCTTTGTGCGGACATTCCATGGGAGGATATGTCGCGCTCGAGATCGCCCTACGCGAACCAGACCGTCTCACGGCCTTGGCCCTTATTTGCAGTTCCGCCACGCCCGACACGCCGGAGCAGTACGCGGCGCGGTGGGCGCTTATAGATCTGGCGCTCCGGGATTTTGAAATGGTGGCGCGGCGCCTTGCACGCGCCTTGCCCGGACCTAAGGCCAAAGCCGACCAGGTTTTTGTGAATGATCTCGAAGCGATGATCGTGCGCTGCGGTGTCGAGGCATTCGTGGAACAGCAGGAGGCGGTGGCAAACCGTCCCGATTACCGCGATCGCCTTTCAAGCATCGTAGTCAGCACGATGGTGTTGGCGGGCGCTGAGGATCGCATTGTTGCACCCGACCGATCGCGGGAGATTGCCGACCTGGTTCCCTCCTGCACACTTCAGATCATTCCCGAATGTGGGCACATCCCGCAATGGGAGCGCCCGGCCTTGGTTCACTCCGCCCTCGACAAATGGCGAAACACTGCAACGGAAAACCACTGACAGAGTTCAATTCGGATGAAGAGATATTCCATGAAATGTTGCGTGACCGCCGGGAATCGCACTTGCGATTAACTTGCTCATTTAAATAACCTAGTAATATTGCGGACGTCGTGTCCGGGGAGTTTCAGGGATGTCTTATCAGACAATACTGCTCGATATAGCCGGCAACGTCGCCACCATCACCATCAACCGCCCTGAAGCGTTCAACAGCTTCAACAAGATAATGGTGGAGGAGTTCGAGGCGCTGTGGAAGGAACTCGCCTGGAACGACGACGTCCATTGCTGCGTCCTGCGCGCCTCGCCGGGCCGCGCGTTCTGCACTGGGGTCGATGTCAAGCAATCGCTCGAACCCGGAAATGAGGTCGTCCGCCTCGACAATATCTGGCATTGCGAGGATCCGGGGAAGTACCTCGGTCCCAAATCGATGAATTGCTGGAAGCCGGTTATTGCGGCCGTTCACGGCATGGCCGCGGGCGGCGCGTTCTACTGGCTCAACGAGAGCGACATCGTCATCTGTAGCGACGATGCGACCTTCTTCGATCCGCACGTCACTTATGGCATGACCAGCGCGCTCGAGCCGATCGGGATGACCTACAAGATGCCGCTGCAGGACGTGTTGCGGATGGTCCTGCTCGGCAACGACGAACGTGTCAGCGCGAAAACCGCGGAGCGCATCGGCATTGTCAGCGAGGTCGTACCGCTCGACACGTTATGGGACCGCGCGGCGGAACTGGCCGCAATTGTGGCGGCCAAGCCACCTGCGGCGACCGCCGGGTCGGTCAAGGCTATCTGGCAGAGCCTTGATCTACCGCGGTCGGTCGCGCTGCTCAATGGCCTGAAATATTGCCAGATCGGCAATCCTGTCGGCATTCCACAAGTCGATCGCAACGCTCTGATGGCAGACAAGGCCAAGCGCTTCACCCTACGCTGAAATACCCGCGATGCCCTTCCTTCCGCTCCCCAGTCACGACACGCCTGGGGTGCGATAGTCAATGGCAGTGCCTCGCGATGCTGCCGGACTCACCCCAACTCCGCAAGTTTACTTGTTAAAGTCGAAGACCAGATCGGATACGCCACCACCGAAAGGGACGCCGCCAATATAGTCGGGAGAAACGGTACTGCCCCAATCAATTCCAATATCGAAGGTCTCGGAAAGACTGAAGGTTGGTGGCATTTTGTATGTGACGACGTCCTGAGCCAAGATACTGCCATCGTTAGAGATCACAATACCGACCTGTTTTGGCTGACTTTCACCCGAAGCGGGGCGTGAGATTTCAAGACGAAGCGTATTCTCGCCAGTATGCAGGGCTTGCTGTCCCACAACTTCAACAGCCTTACCATCCATTGCGCGCAAGGTGACGACCGGCACTCCATTGCGAAGATGGAGTGCCATCCCACCTAGTGCCCCACCACGCGCAAATATGGGCCCATTCTCATGGCCAGTTGTCAGCCGGACACGAGCTGACATACGAAAAGGCCTTAGCGTTATAGGCGGGCTTGCTCGTTCGGCGATATGCGAAACGGGCGCTTGAAAAGTCCACCGCCCTCCACGGAGGCGCAGTTCTTCCTCGCGCAATTTATCCTCGTAAGGCCGAGATTCGCTG
Protein-coding sequences here:
- a CDS encoding thioesterase family protein, whose amino-acid sequence is MPVPVRFADMDMFRHLNNVAAGQFYEEGRFAILAEANARVPREERRSLVVASVHTTFLGTARYPGKIDVCTGIVEVGIKSFVIGQSLFVEQRCIGTADTTVVATDPDGACPLPAVLVVYLQTLLITP
- a CDS encoding 4-hydroxyphenylacetate 3-hydroxylase family protein, whose amino-acid sequence is MNALHVHPHEESAERRWSRFKPIRSGEDYISSLRNRGTDLYLFGEKVAEPVDHPIIRPSINALAMTYDLALEDPDLATAHSELIDAPVNRFLHIVGSPNDLVMKNRMQRRMGQLTGTCFQRCAGLDTVSVLHSLTWDIDAAHGTSYHQRYLEFMRHAQANNIVIGAGMTDPKGDRSKRPSEQADPDMFMHVTRRTEHGIYVRGAKAHMTGGWNSHWIAVMPTMNLGPGDKDYAVVGLVPVDAAGLTFIYGRQSCDTRAMESGKIDQGNARFGGQEALVVFDDVFIPHEHVLMDGEYTFAQLMVSRFTSYHRASYVCKTGLGDVMVGAAAAIAEYNGVDQASHVKDKLVEMTHLNETIYSSAIASSHEAKQLASGIFMNDEMLANVCKHNVTRFPYEISRLAQDLAGGLMVTLPSEQEFESEVTGPILRKYLQGRANVPIEHRQRMLRLIENMTLGRNAVGYLTESLHGAGSPQAQRIQIQRQMDVEKKKKYAQNLAGIGEESGN
- a CDS encoding alpha/beta fold hydrolase, translating into MDIPIVALCGMASDSASWHGMPVDRIEVPRGPTIAAMAERIITKLPPRFALCGHSMGGYVALEIALREPDRLTALALICSSATPDTPEQYAARWALIDLALRDFEMVARRLARALPGPKAKADQVFVNDLEAMIVRCGVEAFVEQQEAVANRPDYRDRLSSIVVSTMVLAGAEDRIVAPDRSREIADLVPSCTLQIIPECGHIPQWERPALVHSALDKWRNTATENH
- a CDS encoding enoyl-CoA hydratase/isomerase family protein, producing the protein MSYQTILLDIAGNVATITINRPEAFNSFNKIMVEEFEALWKELAWNDDVHCCVLRASPGRAFCTGVDVKQSLEPGNEVVRLDNIWHCEDPGKYLGPKSMNCWKPVIAAVHGMAAGGAFYWLNESDIVICSDDATFFDPHVTYGMTSALEPIGMTYKMPLQDVLRMVLLGNDERVSAKTAERIGIVSEVVPLDTLWDRAAELAAIVAAKPPAATAGSVKAIWQSLDLPRSVALLNGLKYCQIGNPVGIPQVDRNALMADKAKRFTLR